A genomic segment from Andrena cerasifolii isolate SP2316 chromosome 7, iyAndCera1_principal, whole genome shotgun sequence encodes:
- the LOC143371419 gene encoding uncharacterized protein LOC143371419: protein MKALLILAALLALVAAAPRERREAIWGGYHGGYGGHLGYGAQLGYAHGVAVAGPALGPTSVAGPHVGPIAVDAPSIGPAKLSGSVAGPVQVSGAVAGSALVTASVAGPAHVEGYDGGYDGRVGLAYAAPAYSYSGYPGYSGPASHGAVLAGPASHGAVLAGPASHGAVLAGPHSGNAAVSGPSAGTVVIAGPSGKITAHGTGHGGIHTGHGHW, encoded by the exons ATGAAGGCCCTC TTGATCCTGGCAGCTCTGCTCGCCCTCGTCGCAGCTGCGCCGCGCGAGCGTCGCGAGGCCATTTGGGGTGGTTACCACGGGGGCTACGGTGGTCATCTTGGCTATGGTGCTCAGCTTGGCTACGCTCATGGGGTAGCGGTCGCTGGTCCAGCCCTGGGACCAACCAGTGTCGCCGGTCCACACGTGGGACCGATTGCTGTGGATGCTCCGTCCATTGGACCAGCGAAGCTCTCTGGATCTGTGGCTGGTCCAGTGCAAGTTTCTGGTGCTGTTGCTGGGTCTGCGCTTGTCACCGCCTCGGTTGCTGGGCCTGCCCATGTTGAAGGTTATGATGGAGGCTACGATGGACGAGTTG GTCTCGCGTATGCAGCACCAGCCTACAGTTACTCAGGGTACCCAGGATACTCGG GACCAGCCTCTCATGGAGCCGTTCTCGCTGGACCAGCGTCCCATGGAGCGGTCCTTGCAGGACCAGCGTCTCACGGCGCGGTACTCGCTGGTCCACATTCGGGAAACGCGGCTGTATCCGGTCCCAGCGCTGGCACGGTAGTGATCGCTGGGCCCTCTGGCAAAATCACAGCCCATGGAACTGGCCACGGTGGTATCCACACTGGTCACGGCCATTGGTAA
- the Apd-3l gene encoding apidermin 3 like, translating to MKAFVVFACLAVATARAGIAHGGGIALSGGHGIGGIGLGGGLGLGGVGLGGVGLGGVGVGVGGGTAGLTGGLIAGANTAASAQGGASSLGSPQLAASYASGAASAAGAAGVQQIVSGGVIGGRADLGPAEGPKANVGPQVGPSEIGGPQEGFKSNSGPRTGPSVQVGPATGPFTVLGASSGVATVAGSSSGGANLIGPSVGRVNVYAGGSNLNGDNGDSGSAAAAAPGGGLGLGGVGGVGAIAVVGGGGGGIAGGLGGHDGGIAVINGPSGAIHAGLGSHGAIIPGVLGKY from the exons ATGAAGGCCTTT GTTGTGTTCGCCTGTCTGGCAGTGGCGACGGCCCGCGCCGGAATCGCTCACGGCGGTGGCATTGCCCTCAGCGGAGGCCATGGCATTGGCGGCATTGGCCTTGGCGGTGGCCTTGGCTTAGGTGGCGTCGGCTTGGGTGGCGTCGGCTTGGGTGGCGTTGGCGTCGGCGTCGGTGGTGGTACCGCTGGACTTACTGGTGGTCTTATTGCGGGAGCAAACACCGCAGCCTCTGCTCAGGGTGGTGCGTCCTCTTTGGGATCCCCGCAACTGGCTGCCAGCTATGCCTCTGGTGCTGCGTCAGCGGCTGGTGCTGCTGGTGTTCAACAGATCGTATCCGGTG GAGTGATCGGCGGTAGGGCCGACCTTGGACCCGCTGAAGGACCCAAAGCCAACGTAGGACCCCAGGTTGGACCCTCTGAAATTGGAGGACCCCAGGAAGGTTTCAAGAGTAACTCTGGACCCCGTACCGGCCCATCTGTCCAAGTAGGACCCGCCACTGGCCCATTCACCGTCCTGGGAGCTTCATCTGGTGTTGCTACCGTCGCCGGATCTTCCTCTGGTGGTGCTAACCTGATTGGACCCAGCGTAGGCCGCGTTAACGTGTACGCTGGTGGCTCCAACCTGAACGGTGACAACGGTGACTCTGGCTCTGCTGCCGCTGCTGCTCCAGGTGGTGGACTCGGTCTTGGTGGCGTTGGTGGCGTTG GTGCCATCGCTGTTGTTGGTGGAGGTGGTGGCGGTATCGCCGGAGGACTCGGTGGACACGATGGCGGTATTGCTGTGATCAACGGACCATCTGGCGCCATCCACGCCGGACTTGGCTCCCACGGAGCCATCATCCCCGGGGTACTTGGCAAGTACTAG